The Pogona vitticeps strain Pit_001003342236 chromosome 6, PviZW2.1, whole genome shotgun sequence genome contains a region encoding:
- the PPP4C gene encoding serine/threonine-protein phosphatase 4 catalytic subunit, protein MAEISDLDRQIEQLRRCELIKESEVKALCAKAREILVEESNVQRVDSPVTVCGDIHGQFYDLKELFRVGGDVPETNYLFMGDFVDRGFYSVETFLLLLALKVRYPDRITLIRGNHESRQITQVYGFYDECLRKYGSVTVWRYCTEIFDYLSLSAIIDGKIFCVHGGLSPSIQTLDQIRTIDRKQEVPHDGPMCDLLWSDPEDTTGWGVSPRGAGYLFGSDVVAQFNAANDIDMICRAHQLVMEGYKWHFNETVLTVWSAPNYCYRCGNVAAILELDEHLQKEFIIFEAAPQETRGIPSKKPVADYFL, encoded by the exons ATGGCTGAAATCAGTGACCTGGACCGTCAGATTGAACAGCTGCGGCGCTGTGAACTCATCAAAGAGAGTGAGGTCAAAGCCCTTTGTGCCAAGGCCAG AGAGATCTTGGTGGAAGAAAGCAATGTCCAGAGAGTAGATTCCCCAGTAACA GTCTGTGGAGATATCCATGGCCAATTCTATGATCTTAAAGAACTTTTCAGG gTGGGAGGTGATGTGCCTGAGACCAACTATCTGTTCATGGGAGACTTTGTTGACCGTGGATTCTACAGTGTCGAAACATTCTTGCTATTGCTAGCACTCAAG GTCCGCTACCCTGACCGAATCACCCTGATTCGTGGCAACCATGAAAGCAGACAGATCACTCAAGTATATGGCTTTTATGATGAATGCCTGAGGAAATATGGCTCTGTCACTGTGTGGCGCTATTGCACTGAGATCTTTGACTACCTCAGCCTCTCTGCCATTATTGATGGGAAG ATTTTCTGTGTCCATGGTGGATTATCCCCATCCATCCAGACGCTGGATCAGATACGAACGATAGATCGCAAACAAGAGGTTCCTCATGATGGCCCCATGTGTGATCTTCTTTGGTCTGACCCTGAAG ACACTACAGGCTGGGGGGTTAGCCCTCGAGGTGCTGGCTACTTATTCGGCAGTGATGTGGTGGCCCAGTTCAACGCAGCAAATGACATTGACATGATTTGTCGAGCACATCAGCTGGTCATGGAGGGGTACAAGTGGCACTTCAATGAGACAGTTCTTACCGTATGGTCGGCTCCCAACTACTGCTACCG CTGTGGGAATGTGGCAGCCATATTGGAACTGGATGAACATCTCCAGAAAGAATTTATCATCTTTGAAGCAGCTCCTCAAGAAACCCGGGGCATCCCATCTAAGAAACCGGTTGCGGACTACTTCCTGTGA